The following proteins are co-located in the Streptomyces sp. DT2A-34 genome:
- a CDS encoding nucleotide sugar dehydrogenase, producing MRVSVFGLGYVGCVSAACLASMGHEVIGVDVNQVKVDLVNDGKAPVVEERIGELIADVVRTGALRATGDVREAIMGSEISLVCVGTPSEPNGSLCTTYLERVTEEIGAALAERGGRHTVVFRSTMLPGTCLNLLVPILEKYVGGTAGVDIGVAVNPEFLREGTSVRDFFDPPKTVIGELDPASGDAVMALYDGLPGEVFRVPVPTAEAIKYADNAFHGLKIGFANELGAVCQALGVDSHQVMDVFLADRKLNISPAYLRPGFAFGGSCLPKDLRSLVHAAQRADVSVPILAHVLPSNSDHLQRAVELVERTGKRRVGLFGLSFKPGTDDLRESPLVELAERLHGKGYDLRIHDANVSLSRLIGANREYIETRLPHLAQLLADSVDEVLQHAEVCLVGTRDPAVLSALPHGGGPVIVDLIRLPDAEARRAEPGYVGLAW from the coding sequence ATGAGAGTCAGTGTTTTCGGGCTCGGCTATGTGGGCTGCGTGTCGGCCGCGTGCCTGGCCAGCATGGGGCACGAGGTCATCGGGGTGGACGTGAACCAGGTGAAGGTCGACCTGGTCAACGACGGCAAGGCCCCGGTGGTCGAGGAGCGGATCGGCGAGCTCATCGCCGACGTCGTGCGGACCGGAGCGTTACGCGCCACCGGAGACGTCCGCGAGGCGATCATGGGCAGCGAGATATCGCTGGTCTGCGTGGGCACGCCGTCGGAGCCCAACGGCAGTCTGTGCACCACGTACTTGGAGCGGGTCACCGAGGAGATCGGCGCCGCGCTGGCCGAGCGGGGCGGGCGGCACACCGTCGTGTTCCGCAGCACGATGCTCCCGGGCACCTGCCTGAACCTGCTGGTACCGATCCTGGAGAAGTACGTCGGCGGCACGGCCGGGGTGGACATCGGGGTCGCGGTCAACCCGGAGTTCCTGCGCGAGGGCACGAGCGTGCGGGACTTCTTCGACCCGCCCAAGACCGTCATCGGCGAACTCGACCCGGCAAGCGGCGACGCGGTGATGGCGCTGTACGACGGCTTGCCCGGCGAGGTGTTCCGGGTGCCGGTCCCGACGGCCGAGGCGATCAAGTACGCGGACAACGCGTTCCACGGCCTCAAGATCGGCTTCGCGAACGAGCTGGGCGCGGTGTGCCAGGCGCTCGGGGTGGACTCGCACCAGGTGATGGACGTGTTCCTGGCCGACCGCAAGCTGAACATCAGCCCCGCCTACCTGCGGCCCGGCTTCGCCTTCGGTGGTTCCTGCCTGCCCAAGGACCTGCGCAGCCTGGTCCACGCGGCGCAGCGGGCCGACGTCTCGGTGCCCATCCTCGCCCACGTGCTGCCCTCCAACTCCGACCATCTGCAGCGCGCGGTGGAGCTGGTGGAGCGCACCGGAAAGCGCCGGGTCGGCCTGTTCGGGCTGTCGTTCAAACCCGGCACCGACGACCTCCGCGAGAGCCCGCTCGTCGAGCTGGCGGAGAGGCTGCACGGCAAGGGCTACGACCTGCGGATCCACGACGCCAACGTGAGCCTCTCCCGGCTGATCGGCGCGAACCGCGAGTACATCGAGACCCGGCTGCCGCACCTCGCGCAGTTGCTCGCGGACTCCGTCGACGAGGTGCTGCAGCACGCCGAGGTGTGCCTGGTCGGGACCAGGGATCCGGCCGTCCTTTCGGCGCTGCCCCATGGCGGCGGCCCGGTGATCGTCGACCTCATCCGCCTTCCCGACGCCGAGGCGCGTCGGGCCGAACCGGGGTACGTGGGCCTTGCTTGGTAA
- a CDS encoding glycosyltransferase family 4 protein has product MSDDGAGRRALILVENLSVPFDRRVWQECTTLRDAGWEVHVICPRGEKRDTEPEAEIDGVRIHRYPLRAATGGPAGYLREYGSALWHTARLARKVGPVDVVHACNPPDLLFLPALWLKRRGARFVFDQHDLVPELYLSRFDRGEDLLYRAVCALERLTYRAADVVLATNESYRDVAVRRGGRRPEDVFVVRSAPAIERFQPVPPEPELKRGKPHLLCYLGVMGPQDGVDYALRALAKLRDEFGRTDWHAVFVGSGDAFDAMVELSRRLGLSEQVQFTGRVPDADLVRHLSTADVCLSPDPRNPLNDVSTMNKVLEYMAMGRPIVSFDLKEARVSAGDAAVYAPANDEAQFAELIAVLMDDPERRARMGKIGQERISGQLSWRNSQASLLAAYAAACRDHTSVSSGGPVRTGKRPRR; this is encoded by the coding sequence ATGAGCGATGACGGGGCGGGTCGGCGCGCGCTGATCCTGGTGGAGAACCTGTCGGTGCCGTTCGACCGGCGGGTGTGGCAGGAGTGCACGACGCTGCGCGACGCGGGCTGGGAGGTGCACGTCATCTGTCCCCGGGGGGAGAAGCGGGACACGGAGCCGGAGGCGGAGATCGACGGGGTGCGGATCCACCGCTACCCGTTGCGCGCGGCGACCGGAGGACCGGCCGGCTACCTGCGGGAGTACGGATCGGCGTTGTGGCATACGGCCCGGCTGGCCCGCAAGGTCGGCCCGGTCGACGTGGTCCACGCCTGCAACCCGCCCGACCTGCTGTTCCTGCCGGCACTGTGGCTGAAGCGGCGCGGCGCGCGGTTCGTCTTCGACCAGCACGACCTGGTACCCGAGCTGTACCTCTCCCGGTTCGACCGCGGCGAAGACCTGCTCTACCGCGCCGTGTGCGCGCTGGAACGGCTGACCTACCGGGCGGCGGACGTCGTGCTCGCCACGAACGAGAGCTACCGGGACGTCGCGGTGCGCCGCGGCGGCCGGCGGCCGGAGGACGTCTTCGTGGTGCGTAGCGCGCCCGCGATCGAGCGGTTCCAACCGGTACCGCCCGAGCCGGAGTTGAAGCGCGGCAAGCCTCATCTGCTGTGCTACCTCGGCGTCATGGGCCCTCAGGACGGCGTCGACTACGCCCTGCGGGCCCTCGCGAAGCTGCGCGACGAGTTCGGGCGGACCGACTGGCATGCGGTGTTCGTCGGCTCCGGCGACGCCTTCGACGCGATGGTGGAGCTGTCCCGGCGGCTCGGGCTGTCCGAGCAGGTGCAGTTCACTGGGCGCGTTCCGGACGCCGATTTGGTGCGCCACCTGTCCACCGCGGACGTGTGCCTCTCCCCCGACCCGCGCAATCCGCTCAACGACGTGTCGACCATGAACAAGGTCCTGGAGTACATGGCGATGGGCCGGCCGATCGTCTCGTTCGACCTGAAGGAGGCGCGCGTCTCCGCCGGTGACGCCGCCGTCTACGCGCCCGCCAACGACGAGGCCCAATTCGCCGAGCTCATCGCGGTGTTGATGGACGATCCGGAGAGGCGGGCCCGGATGGGCAAGATCGGCCAGGAGCGGATCAGCGGACAGCTTTCCTGGCGGAACTCGCAGGCGTCGCTGCTCGCCGCCTATGCCGCCGCGTGCCGTGACCACACCTCGGTGTCGTCGGGCGGCCCGGTCCGTACAGGGAAGAGGCCGCGTCGTTGA
- a CDS encoding Wzz/FepE/Etk N-terminal domain-containing protein: MSDDTIRLVTIGRILRRRWRLLAALAVVGALVGYGASVVFPPRYTASASVLLPGQWEERELLTQAEIATSSTVVDRVAAKLGWTDVSGAELRERVTAKAADGNIITISGTADTPERAQRLSDQAAQQFVDFAARIAGGSTGSEAATGPEALRKKVEETDRRITDLANAADPGRTVESVQARTALEKLRTSLEEAMTKLDEADPATDKAGMVVMGPAARPTGEAPPTRMQLIVAGALLFFLLAVIGHLVAARMNRRLRTEPEIAAALGSALLGTVDVPDDRRAHRPEGGSPRALIRRLLGVDTRWDIPTPQRSGDEAGRRIRYGRVCARIRGLVPAPGRLLVVVPDGDEIARQAAGQLVAEAESDPLLRVVEVSVDRPTVPDRDSESGALVVLSAGSWTAEELAGIAEACADGRHEVVGVVVAGTVRARPTRSAGPSPDDVTPALAVRGPATGGSA, from the coding sequence TTGAGCGATGACACGATCCGTCTGGTCACCATCGGGCGGATACTCCGTCGGCGGTGGCGGCTGCTCGCCGCCCTCGCCGTGGTGGGCGCACTCGTCGGCTACGGCGCCTCGGTGGTGTTCCCGCCGCGTTACACGGCCTCGGCATCGGTACTGCTGCCGGGGCAGTGGGAAGAGCGCGAGCTGCTGACGCAGGCGGAGATCGCGACCAGTTCGACGGTGGTCGACCGCGTGGCCGCCAAGCTCGGCTGGACGGACGTCAGTGGCGCCGAGCTGCGGGAGCGAGTGACCGCCAAGGCCGCCGACGGGAACATCATCACGATCTCGGGTACGGCCGACACCCCGGAGCGCGCGCAGCGGCTCTCCGACCAAGCGGCCCAGCAGTTCGTCGACTTCGCCGCGCGGATCGCGGGCGGCAGCACCGGCTCCGAAGCGGCCACGGGGCCCGAGGCGCTGCGGAAGAAGGTCGAGGAGACCGACCGCCGCATCACCGACCTGGCCAATGCGGCCGATCCGGGGCGGACCGTGGAGAGCGTGCAGGCCCGCACCGCGCTCGAGAAGCTGCGCACCTCGCTGGAGGAGGCCATGACGAAGCTGGACGAGGCCGACCCGGCGACCGACAAGGCCGGCATGGTCGTCATGGGGCCGGCCGCCCGGCCGACGGGCGAGGCGCCGCCGACGAGGATGCAGCTCATCGTCGCCGGGGCGCTGCTGTTCTTCCTGCTCGCGGTCATCGGCCACCTCGTCGCCGCACGGATGAATCGCCGGCTGCGCACCGAACCGGAGATCGCCGCGGCGCTGGGCTCGGCGCTGCTCGGCACTGTCGACGTGCCTGACGACCGGCGCGCGCACCGGCCGGAGGGCGGGAGCCCACGGGCCCTGATCCGCCGACTCCTCGGCGTCGACACCCGGTGGGACATACCGACCCCGCAGAGGTCCGGCGACGAGGCCGGCAGGCGGATCCGCTATGGGCGGGTGTGCGCGCGCATCCGGGGCCTGGTGCCGGCCCCCGGGCGGCTGCTGGTTGTCGTACCGGACGGTGACGAGATCGCTCGCCAAGCCGCCGGGCAGCTCGTCGCCGAGGCCGAGAGCGATCCGCTGCTGCGGGTGGTGGAGGTTTCGGTGGACCGGCCGACAGTGCCGGACCGCGACTCCGAGTCCGGTGCCCTGGTCGTCCTCAGCGCGGGCAGCTGGACCGCGGAGGAGCTCGCCGGCATCGCCGAGGCGTGTGCGGACGGCAGGCACGAGGTCGTCGGCGTCGTCGTCGCCGGCACGGTCCGGGCCCGTCCGACGCGGTCTGCCGGCCCTTCACCGGACGACGTCACTCCGGCGCTCGCGGTGCGCGGCCCCGCGACGGGAGGTTCAGCGTGA
- a CDS encoding Wzz/FepE/Etk N-terminal domain-containing protein, which produces MTTSTTSEPSAAAAPLLDLQALVVAVRRRRRLWCAMALLGLLAGAAVAVLMPPPPSAVTKVLVAHKEDQPNDTGTLIRTDVELLQTTRIADKALHALKSPENPEDFMRDYRGTGLTNNLLQIDVTGDSDAEAVARAKALADAFVTDHVRRMGDAAQAEAKALLDQRDRMRDELAQVNKEIGDRSPESDPEASASIESLFARRAELNSRIADFDQRAAEARTGTPKVIAGTQIVDAPRAVRHSLPKAAATNSAIGLVLGLVLGLALAAVGTVVADRPVLRRDIAANLGASVIAELRRASLRSGRLWQRRRTRAARERLTATLARTVRGSAEPVSLLELGCARGTSVIALDLARALAADGPVVIVDGLPGARLAGRRPKPGDPTVVSGERAAVAPHQERRLGVGSVAPGTAWTDLQYLGAETVLVVRAGHGSAAWLHTVARQLADQRIPVIGVVLIDPDPRDRTDGTLWDGLHTALRGRSERTARQSNGTAPRRTERQPMWAARGPDNDQEAR; this is translated from the coding sequence GTGACGACGAGCACGACTTCGGAGCCGTCGGCCGCCGCCGCTCCGCTCCTCGACCTGCAGGCGCTGGTGGTGGCGGTGCGCAGGCGCCGCCGCCTCTGGTGCGCCATGGCGCTCCTTGGACTGCTGGCCGGCGCGGCGGTGGCGGTCCTGATGCCGCCGCCGCCGAGCGCGGTGACCAAGGTGCTGGTCGCGCACAAGGAGGACCAGCCGAACGACACCGGAACGCTGATCCGTACCGATGTCGAGCTGCTGCAGACCACGCGGATCGCCGACAAGGCCCTGCATGCCCTCAAATCCCCGGAAAACCCTGAAGACTTCATGCGGGACTACCGGGGCACCGGCCTGACCAACAACCTGCTGCAGATCGATGTGACCGGTGACAGCGACGCGGAAGCGGTGGCCCGGGCCAAGGCGCTGGCCGACGCGTTCGTCACGGACCATGTGAGGCGGATGGGGGACGCCGCGCAGGCCGAGGCCAAGGCCCTGCTCGACCAGCGTGACCGCATGCGGGACGAGCTCGCCCAGGTCAACAAGGAGATCGGAGACCGATCGCCGGAGAGCGACCCGGAAGCGTCGGCGAGCATCGAGTCGCTCTTCGCCCGCCGGGCCGAACTCAACTCGCGGATCGCCGATTTCGACCAGCGCGCCGCGGAGGCGCGCACTGGCACGCCCAAGGTCATCGCCGGCACGCAGATCGTGGACGCCCCGCGCGCGGTGCGGCACTCCCTGCCCAAGGCGGCCGCCACCAACTCCGCGATCGGGCTCGTCCTCGGGCTCGTCCTCGGACTCGCGCTGGCCGCGGTCGGCACGGTGGTGGCGGACCGCCCCGTGCTGCGCCGGGATATCGCGGCGAACCTGGGCGCCTCGGTCATCGCGGAGCTGCGCCGCGCGTCCTTGCGGTCGGGCAGGCTGTGGCAGCGCCGGAGGACCCGGGCGGCACGCGAACGGCTCACCGCCACCCTGGCCCGCACCGTACGCGGCTCCGCGGAACCGGTGTCGCTGCTGGAACTGGGCTGTGCGCGCGGCACGAGCGTGATCGCCCTGGACCTCGCCCGGGCACTGGCGGCGGACGGGCCCGTGGTCATCGTCGACGGTCTGCCCGGCGCGCGGCTCGCAGGCCGCCGCCCGAAGCCGGGAGACCCGACCGTGGTCAGCGGCGAGCGTGCCGCGGTCGCGCCGCATCAGGAGCGTCGGCTCGGCGTCGGCTCGGTCGCGCCCGGCACCGCGTGGACCGACCTCCAGTACCTCGGCGCCGAGACCGTGCTCGTCGTGCGTGCCGGGCACGGCAGCGCCGCATGGCTGCACACAGTGGCGCGGCAGCTCGCGGACCAGCGCATACCGGTGATCGGTGTGGTGCTGATCGACCCCGATCCGCGTGACCGGACCGACGGCACGCTGTGGGACGGGCTGCACACCGCGCTGCGCGGCCGGAGCGAGCGGACGGCCCGGCAGAGCAACGGGACGGCCCCGCGACGCACGGAACGCCAGCCGATGTGGGCCGCACGGGGCCCGGACAACGACCAGGAGGCGCGGTAG